In Scleropages formosus chromosome 18, fSclFor1.1, whole genome shotgun sequence, one DNA window encodes the following:
- the atp8b2 gene encoding phospholipid-transporting ATPase ID isoform X3 — protein sequence MNVRVGDIIKLENNQFVAADLLLLSSSEPHGLCYIETAELDGETNMKVRQSPSVTSELGDPHNLAQFDGEVICEPPNNKLDRFCGTLYWRENKYSLSNQNMLLRGCVLRNTESCYGLVIFAGPDTKLMQNSGRTKFKRTSIDRLMNTLVLWIFGFLVCMGVILAIGNAVWEKEVGSLFQSYLPWDPSVDNFLFSAFLAFWSYVIILNTVVPISLYVSVEVIRLGHSYFINWDRRMFCQRCNTPAEARTTTLNEELGQVEYIFSDKTGTLTQNIMTFNKCSINGHAYGEVIDTLGTQPKRAQRLDFSFNSLADKDFCFYDQSLLDAIKLGEPLVHEFFRLLSLCHTVMSEEKSEGELVYKAQSPDEGALVTAARNFGFVFRSRTPNTITVQELGRPVTYSLLAILDFNNIRKRMSVVVRSPEGKIRLYCKGADTLLFERLHPCNQDLMNVTSDHLNEYAADGLRTLVLAYRDLSEQQWEDWAAQLHSAERAPDYREDRLAAAYEEIEQDMMLLGATAIEDKLQEGVPETIALLSLANIKIWVLTGDKQETAVNIGYSCKMLTDDMTEVFIINGHTVQSVREELRRARERMIESARSRDGAKGEDTEWAEGCSLGNGFGGPEGAQGDWHQQSGDKRQKSMPAAHPSSNLLDSISGEYALVISGHSLAHALEADMEREFLDTACVCKAVICCRVTPLQKALVVELVKKHKKAVTLAVGDGANDVSMIKTAHIGVGISGQEGIQAVLASDYSFSQFRFLQRLLLVHGRWSYLRMCRFLCYFFYKNFAFTMVHFWFGFFCGFSAQTVYDQYFITLYNIVYTSLPVLAMGIFDQDVPEQRSLEYPKLYEPGQLNLLFNKREFFICIAQGIYTSVVLFCVPYGVLSQATGSDGIPLADYQTFAVTVATSLVIVVSVQIALDTGYWTAINHFFIWGSLGSYFTILFAMHSNILFSIFPNQFHFVGSAQNTLQQPVVWLTIALATVICIVPVLAFRFLKLDLKPQLSDTVRYTQLVRQKKRKSGGRGGRGALGGVAGLGSGALGRLGRAGSRRSGYAFAHQEGFGELITSGKNMRLSSLALATFASRHSASWIDTLRKKKQQLTPTQSGAEGSPATPCPAPLSTSSSLLGPQDALVEDTTHTPLGLAPSASSSAVTPTPMRSPGGESSGSWAVSLGAVQEALFGWRGVGARISGASSPGPPPIVEETSLAE from the exons ATGAATGTGCGAGTGGGTGACATCATCAAACTGGAGAACAACCAGTTTGTGGCA GCTGACCTGCTGTTGTTATCCAGCAGCGAACCCCATGGATTGTGCTACATTGAGACTGCAGAGCTGGATGG AGAGACCAACATGAAAGTGCGACAGTCTCCGTCCGTCACCTCGGAGCTCGGGGACCCTCATAACCTGGCTCAGTTTGATG GAGAGGTGATTTGCGAACCGCCCAACAACAAGCTGGACCGCTTCTGTGGCACGTTGTACTGGAGGGAGAACAAGTACAGCCTGAGCAACCAGAACATGCTGCTGCGCGGCTGCGTGCTCAGGAACACGGAGAGCTGCTACGGCCTGGTTATCTTCGCAG GTCCTGACACCAAACTGATGCAGAACAGTGGGCGCACGAAGTTCAAGAGAACCAGCATTGACAGGCTGATGAATACACTCGTCCTCTGG ATCTTTGGCTTCCTTGTGTGTATGGGAGTGATCCTGGCCATTGGGAATGCGGTGTGGGAGAAAGAGGTGGGCTCCCTCTTCCAGAGCTACCTGCCCTGGGACCCCTCTGTGGATAACTTCCTCTTCTCTGCTTTCCTGGCCTTCTGGTCTTACGTCATCATCCTCAACACCGTGGTGCCCATCTCGTTGTACGTGAG CGTGGAAGTGATCCGACTGGGCCACAGCTACTTCATCAACTGGGACCGACGCATGTTCTGCCAGCGGTGCAACACCCCGGCAGAGGCCCGCACCACCACCCTCAATGAAGAGCTGGGCCAAGTGGAGTACATTTTCTCCGACAAGACGGGCACCCTCACCCAGAACATCATGACCTTCAACAAGTGCTCCATCAATGGCCATGCCTACG GGGAGGTGATCGACACTCTGGGAACGCAGCCCAAG AGAGCCCAGCGGCTGGACTTCTCCTTCAACTCTCTGGCCGACAAGGACTTCTGCTTCTATGACCAGAGCCTGCTGGACGCAATCAAGCTGGGCGAGCCACTGGTGCACGAGTTCTTCCGCCTCCTGTCGCTCTGTCACACTGTCATGAGCGAGGAGAAGAGTGAAG GAGAGTTGGTGTACAAGGCCCAGTCCCCCGACGAGGGAGCCCTGGTGACTGCAGCCCGGAATTTTGGCTTTGTGTTTCGCTCACGCACCCCCAACACGATCACCGTGCAGGAACTGGGCCGCCCTGTCACCTACAGCCTGCTGGCCATCCTGGACTTTAACAACATCCGCAAGAGAATGTCCGTCGTTG TCCGCAGTCCGGAGGGGAAGATACGACTGTATTGTAAGGGCGCCGACACCCTGCTCTTTGAGAGACTCCATCCCTGTAACCAAGACCTCATGAACGTGACCTCGGACCATCTCAAC GAGTATGCTGCTGATGGGCTGAGGACCTTGGTCCTGGCCTACAGGGACCTGTCGGAGCAGCAGTGGGAAGACTGGGCCGCACAGCTCCACAGCGCTGAGAGGGCCCCTGACTATAGGGAGGACAGGCTGGCAGCTGCCTATGAGGAGATTGAGCAGGACATGATG CTGCTGGGGGCTACAGCCATAGAAGACAAACTGCAAGAGGGGGTGCCCGAGACCATCGCCCTCCTGTCCCTGGCTAACATCAAGATCTGGGTTCTGACTGGAGACAAGCAGG AGACAGCAGTGAACATAGGCTACTCGTGTAAGATGCTGACGGACGACATGACCGAAGTGTTCATCATCAATGGGCACACGGTGCAGAGTGTTCGAGAGGAGCTCAG AAGGGCGAGAGAGCGCATGATAGAGTCTGCTCGCTCCAGAGATGGGGCAAAGGGGGAGGACACGGAATGGGCCGAGGGCTGCTCCCTAGGGAATGGCTTCGGGGGTCCAGAAGGAGCACAGGGAGACTGGCACCAGCAGTCAGGAGATAAAAGGCAGAAGTCCATGCCTGCAGCTCACCCATCATCCAACCTGCTGGACTCCATCTCCGGGGAGTACGCCCTGGTCATCAGTGGACACAGTCTG GCGCACGCCCTCGAGGCTGACATGGAGCGCGAGTTCCTTGACACTGCATGTGTCTGCAAAGCGGTGATCTGCTGCCGGGTCACACCGCTACAGAAGGCCCTCGTAGTGGAGCTTGTGAAGAAGCACAAGAAGGCCGTCACGCTGGCCGTGGGGGACGGAGCTAATGACGTCAGCATGATCAAGA CTGCCCATATTGGAGTGGGTATCAGTGGTCAGGAGGGCATCCAGGCGGTGCTGGCATCCGACTACTCCTTCTCCCAGTTCCGCTTCCtgcagcgcctcctgctggtgcACGGCCGCTGGTCCTACCTGCGCATGTGCCGCTTTCTCTGCTACTTCTTCTACAAGAACTTTGCCTTCACCATGGTGCACTTCTGGTTCGGCTTCTTCTGCGGTTTCTCTGCGCAG ACGGTCTACGACCAGTACTTCATCACTCTCTACAACATTGTGTACACATCTCTTCCTGTCCTGGCCATGGGGATTTTTGACCAG GACGTCCCGGAGCAGCGCAGCCTCGAGTACCCCAAGCTGTATGAGCCGGGGCAGCTCAACCTTCTCTTCAATAAGCGCGAGTTCTTCATTTGCATCGCGCAGGGCATATACACCTCCGTGGTGCTCTTCTGCGTACCCTATGGGGTGCTATCCCAGGCCACCGGTAGCGATGGCATCCCGCTGGCTGATTACCAGACCTTTGCTGTCACCGTGGCCACCTCCCTGGTTATCGTGGTCAGCGTGCAG ATTGCCCTTGACACAGGCTACTGGACAGCCATTAACCATTTCTTTATTTGGGGCTCGTTGGGTTCCTACTTCACCATCTTGTTTGCCATGCACAGCAACATACTCTTCAGCATCTTTCCAAACCAGTTCCACTTTGTTG GCAGTGCCCAGAACACCTTGCAGCAGCCAGTGGTGTGGCTAACAATTGCTTTAGCCACTGTTATCTGCATCGTGCCTGTCCTCGCCTTCCGTTTCCTTAAACTGGACCTCAAACCTCAGCTCTCAGATACG GTGCGGTACACCCAACTTGTGCGTCAGAAGAAACGCAAATCAGGAGGTCGCGGCGGCCGCGGCGCCCTTGGAGGAGTGGCTGGGCTCGGGAGCGGGGCCCTGGGGCGGCTGGGCCGTGCTGGCTCTCGGCGCTCTGGGTACGCCTTCGCTCACCAGGAGGGCTTTGGGGAGCTCATCACCTCAGGGAAGAACATGCGTCTCAGCTCCTTGGCGCTGGCCACCTTCGCCTCACGCCACAGCGCCAGCTGGATCGACACACTACgcaagaagaagcagcagctgacGCCTACCCAGTCCGGGGCCGAGGGCAGCCCTGCCACTCCATGTCCTGCCCCActttccacctcctcctccctgcttGGGCCCCAGGATGCCCTGGTAGaggacacaacacacaccccACTGGGTCTGGCTCCCTCtgccagcagcagtgctgtCACCCCCACCCCGATGAGGAGTCCGGGGGGAGAGTCTTCAGGAAGCTGGGCGGTCAGCCTAGGGGCAGTGCAG GAGGCTCTTTTTGGATGGCGGGGGGTAGGGGCGCGTATCAGCGGTGCCAGCAGTCCAGGACCCCCTCCCATTGTCGAGGAGACCTCCCTGGCCGAGTGA